In Hippocampus zosterae strain Florida chromosome 3, ASM2543408v3, whole genome shotgun sequence, a genomic segment contains:
- the LOC127597279 gene encoding nuclear factor of activated T-cells 5-like isoform X2, protein MGAPSSVGTSSSNHLKAPQHLHSAGGDGAVASEVQVMEAGAASAPNRANSGAGAAAGDPGSGVLSGLGVQQPQNTPSKRRPVLSISPPPEDLFDDSQMSCLEEPPVASALGPDSEHSSSMWADDSVSNFSLVSAFSYNDNTEVPRKSRKRTPRQRPGPKPAHPEDSMDVFDADSAKAPHFVLSQLGPDKTSPMTSSLESGTAVKGGSLSTQFPQKSNGKELKMLVQPETQHRARYLTEGSRGSVKDRTQQGFPTIKLEGVSEPVVLQVFVANDAGRVKPHGFYQACRVTGRNTTACTEVDIEGTTVIEIQLEPSSDMTLAVDCVGILKLRNADVEARIGVAGSKKKSTRARLAFRVNITQTDGSILTLQVTSSPILCTQPAGVPEILKKSLHSCSVRGGEEVFIIGKNFLKGTKVVFQENIADDNSWQAEANIDMDLFHQNHLIVTVPPFHNQSITSPVSVGIFVMTNAGKSHEAQPFTYSPDSADNADVKAVKTEKPSFKTCTFDSQIQSVSSDQTDCSGQPVKREEDTPMEVSSNPHPTNVFKPSPAPIVSVQQTLELSSSPHSGGESFQSSMPLQPEDVELPQARSVFPSLESLNSIQKQDIAPAASFPMPGDPTIPPVTPEVPQQFLRDPQESLPPESSNNGAVMVVAMSQIAAPSPPQPEQSQVPLFAQEGVAQLERAVRELQAGANPTLQQVIEAAVARQQQQQLNSVLYSPTTSADTLQQHVQENMNSLRLGAADNSLSPQQQLQIQQQQMQQQQQQQQQQQQQQQQIQHFQQQQILSNLQQQHHHLQQQQQQVLGNMQIQQQLLLQPQDQQQLQQQQILENIQQQQLQQNQQQVINNIQLQDQQQNQILSNLQQHQLQQQQSQTLSNLQQQQLQEQQVLENLQQQLQAELLQPQIHSNPQVQQPVALLQQPGEMLTIQTSFPTQPPSNTSPPQQLFQSPRPIAETQGTQQQVQAALLQNALTVLTSGSLNTEQQSTGSALYLSPNSQSQQQQQLAFISTMETSTSQPQPVPMFHNQPPAQLSQMQQQSTPMEQQQSPQQNQQQSPQLSIGQQGSLFQSIPNHSQPNPLPQNQLSQPQQTGLLLCTAELNPQTILFSTQTQGSAPMGSISVGLSQPETAEPMSFQDQSSLGNNSTSTQNQQCSIFQEQQPMQVGTSSSSVSNSRSVELFLPQASLSSLQSTLSSQELNNQTAAPGTTIFVVQGSVGVVDSPGQQPPEQLFQTTVGENVAQGGPANLFVFGIQNDTPQLLNSAGSTLTNPVQNQAQNTGHMQPLMEQPMAQASSTMHSSLQSSLQAQMQSSLESAMQNAMQTNTQVTLQPVLQPNIDTSLPTPMQTNLQIQSSLQNTLQASDMGKIEDLLESLQKQ, encoded by the exons ATGGGAGCCCCAAGCTCTGTAGGCACGTCCTCCTCCAACCATCTCAAGGCCCCCCAGCATCTCCACTCGGCTGGAGGGGATGGAGCTGTCGCTTCGGAAGTGCAAGTCATGGAGGCAGGAGCTGCGTCTGCTCCCAACAGGGCGAACAGCGGTGCAGGTGCTGCAGCAGGAGATCCTGGGTCAGGGGTCTTGTCAGGGCTTGGAGTTCAGCAGCCTCAAAACACCCCATCGAAGCGGAGGCCGGTTTTGAGCATATCCCCGCCACCTGAGGATCTGTTTGATGACAGTCAGATGTCCTGCTTAGAGGAGCCCCCCGTAGCCAGCGCGCTGGGTCCAGACTCCGAGCATAGCAGTAGCATGTGGGCTGATGACTCCGTTTCCAACTTCAGCTTGGTCAGCGCCTTCTCTTACAACGACAACACGGAGGTGCCGCGCAAATCCAGAAAACGAACCCCTCGCCAGCGGCCGGGCCCCAAGCCTGCTCACCCAGAGGACAGTATGGATGTGTTTGACGCTGACAGTGCCAAGGCGCCTCACTTTGTCCTGTCACAGCTTGGGCCGGACAAAACTAGCCCCATGACCAG ctcTCTTGAGTCTGGGACTGCAGTGAAGGGTGGCTCGCTATCTACTCAGTTCCCTCAGAAAAGCAACGGGAAGGAGCTAAAGATGTTGGTGCAGCCTGAGACACAGCACAGAGCCCGATATCTGACTGAAGGCAGCCGAGGTTCTGTCAAAGACCGCACACAACAGGGATTCCCCACCATCAAG TTGGAGGGTGTGAGTGAGCCAGTAGTGCTGCAAGTTTTTGTAGCGAATGACGCAGGCAGAGTGAAGCCTCACGGGTTCTACCAGGCATGCAGAGTGACTGGTCGCAACACCACTGCATGTACGGAAGTGGACATCGAGGGCACCACTGTTATCGAGATCCAACTGGAACCCAGCAGTGACATGACACTTGC GGTGGACTGCGTAGGGATTTTGAAACTTCGCAACGCAGACGTAGAGGCACGTATTGGAGTGGCGGGATCCAAAAAGAAAAGCACCCGGGCTCGACTGGCCTTTCGAGTCAACATCACCCAGACAGACGGATCCATCCTCACCCTACAAGTCACCTCATCACCCATTCTCTGTA CCCAGCCAGCGGGAGTACCAGAGATTTTGAAGAAGAGTCTCCACAGCTGCTCAgtaagaggaggagaggaagttTTCATAATCGGAAAAAACTTCCTCAAAGGAACCAAAGTTGTATTTCAGGAGAATATTGCAG ATGATAATTCCTGGCAAGCTGAGGCGAATATTGACATGGACCTTTTTCATCAG AATCATTTGATTGTGACAGTTCCTCCCTtccacaaccaatcaataactTCCCCAGTTTCTGTGGGAATTTTTGTGATGACCAATGCTGGTAAATCACACGAAGCCCAGCCTTTCACCTATTCTCCAGACTCAG CCGATAATGCCGAtgttaaagcagtaaaaactgagaAACCTTCCTTCAAGACATGTACATTTGACAGTCAGATCCAATCTGTGTCTTCTGACCAAACTGACTGCTCTGGTCAACCTGTGAAAAGGGAAGAGGACACACCAATGGAAGTGTCAAGCAATCCACACCCCACAAATGTGTTCAAG CCATCCCCTGCCCCAATTGTTTCAGTGCAGCAGACACTTGAGCTCAGCTCCAGCCCTCATTCAGGTGGGGAGTCCTTTCAGAGCTCAATGCCCCTACAACCGGAGGATGTGGAACTTCCCCAGGCACGCTCTGTCTTTCCTAGCCTCGAGTCTCTTAACTCAATTCAAAAGCAAGACATTGCCCCAGCGGCGTCCTTTCCAATGCCAGGAGATCCAACAATCCCCCCGGTAACCCCAGAAGTCCCCCAGCAGTTCCTTAGAGACCCACAGGAAAGCCTGCCGCCTGAAAGTTCTAACAACGGTGCAGTCATGGTTGTAGCCATGTCCCAAATAGCAGCACCCTCTCCACCCCAGCCAGAGCAGTCACAGGTTCCCTTATTTGCCCAAGAAGGCGTAGCCCAGTTGGAGAGGGCAGTAAGGGAGCTCCAGGCTGGAGCTAATCCCACACTCCAGCAGGTTATAGAGGCAGCTGTAgcccggcagcagcagcagcagctaaaTTCTGTGCTTTACAGCCCCACGACCTCCGCAGACACTCTTCAACAGCATGTCCAGGAGAACATGAACAGCCTTAGGTTGGGAGCCGCAGATAATTCGCTGTCGCCACAGCAACAGCTGCAGATTCAGCAACAGCAaatgcaacagcagcagcagcagcaacagcaacagcagcagcagcagcagcaaatacaacattttcaacaacagCAAATACTAAGTAACCTTCAACAGCAACATCACCATctccagcagcaacaacagcaagTCCTTGGAAACATGCAGATTCAACAACAACTTCTTCTACAGCCACAAGACCAACAGCaactacagcagcaacaaattCTGGAGAACATCCAACAACAGCAGTTGCAACAGAATCAGCAACAAGTCATAAACAACATCCAGCTTCAGgatcaacaacaaaatcaaattcTAAGCAATTTGCAACAGCATcagctacaacaacaacaaagccaaaCATTGAGCAAcctgcagcagcaacagttgcaggaACAGCAAGTTTTAGAGAACCTGCAGCAGCAACTACAGGCCGAGTTGCTCCAGCCACAAATCCATTCCAATCCCCAAGTACAGCAGCCGGTCGCCCTCCTTCAACAACCTGGTGAGATGCTGACCATCCAAACCAGTTTCCCAACACAGCCCCCATCTAATACATCCCCCCCACAGCAGCTTTTCCAGTCCCCCAGGCCTATTGCAGAGACCCAGGGTACCCAACAGCAGGTTCAAGCGGCCCTGCTCCAGAATGCCCTGACAGTCTTGACGAGCGGCAGCCTCAACACGGAGCAACAGTCCACCGGGTCGGCCCTATATCTTTCACCGAACTCTCAGtcccaacagcagcagcagttggCATTCATCTCCACCATGGAGACATCCACCAGCCAGCCCCAGCCTGTTCCCATGTTTCATAACCAGCCTCCAGCTCAGCTTTCGCAAATGCAGCAGCAAAGCACCCCCATGGAACAACAGCAATCACCGCAGCAAAATCAACAACAGTCACCACAACTCTCCATTGGCCAACAAGGCTCTTTGTTCCAAAGCATTCCCAACCATTCGCAACCTAACCCTCTCCCCCAGAATCAGCTCTCCCAGCCACAGCAGACAGGTCTGCTCCTCTGCACTGCAGAACTAAATCCCCAGACTATCCTTTTCAGCACGCAGACCCAAGGATCAGCCCCGATGGGCAGTATCTCAGTTGGACTTTCCCAACCAGAAACAGCCGAGCCAATGTCCTTCCAGGATCAGAGCTCCTTGGGTAACAACTCGACATCCACTCAGAACCAACAGTGCAGCATTTTCCAGGAGCAGCAGCCCATGCAAGTGGGCACAAGCTCTTCTAGCGTCTCTAACAGTCGATCGGTGGAGCTCTTCCTGCCCCAGGCCTCCCTGTCCAGCCTACAGAGTACTCTTAGTTCGCAGGAGCTAAACAACCAGACTGCAGCCCCCGGTACAACCATCTTTGTGGTCCAGGGCTCTGTAGGCGTGGTGGACAGCCCTGGCCAACAGCCCCCGGAACAGCTTTTCCAGACAACTGTGGGTGAAAATGTGGCCCAAGGTGGACCAGCCAACTTGTTTGTGTTTGGCATCCAGAATG ACACTCCCCAGCTGCTCAATTCAGCCGGCTCAACCCTGACCAATCCAGTTCAGAACCAGGCCCAGAACACAGGCCACATGCAGCCACTGATGGAGCAGCCCATGGCCCAGGCGTCATCCACCATGCACAGTAGCCTACAGAGCAGTCTCCAGGCACAGATGCAGTCCAGCTTAGAGAGTGCCATGCAGAACGCCATGCAGACCAACACCCAGGTGACCCTGCAACCTGTTTTACAGCCCAACATTGACACAAGCCTGCCAACTCCCATGCAGACCAATCTCCAGATACAGAGCAGCTTACAGAATACACTGCAGGCTTCCGACATGGGCAAAATTGAGGACCTACTGGAAAGTCTACAGAAGCAGTga
- the LOC127597279 gene encoding nuclear factor of activated T-cells 5-like isoform X1, with the protein MPSDFVSLLSSDLDLNSPKSLYSKESVYDLLPKELQLQQSSTQTDPTTMSQKSGGEAGPPPSAALASDATSSTSNPTASMGAPSSVGTSSSNHLKAPQHLHSAGGDGAVASEVQVMEAGAASAPNRANSGAGAAAGDPGSGVLSGLGVQQPQNTPSKRRPVLSISPPPEDLFDDSQMSCLEEPPVASALGPDSEHSSSMWADDSVSNFSLVSAFSYNDNTEVPRKSRKRTPRQRPGPKPAHPEDSMDVFDADSAKAPHFVLSQLGPDKTSPMTSSLESGTAVKGGSLSTQFPQKSNGKELKMLVQPETQHRARYLTEGSRGSVKDRTQQGFPTIKLEGVSEPVVLQVFVANDAGRVKPHGFYQACRVTGRNTTACTEVDIEGTTVIEIQLEPSSDMTLAVDCVGILKLRNADVEARIGVAGSKKKSTRARLAFRVNITQTDGSILTLQVTSSPILCTQPAGVPEILKKSLHSCSVRGGEEVFIIGKNFLKGTKVVFQENIADDNSWQAEANIDMDLFHQNHLIVTVPPFHNQSITSPVSVGIFVMTNAGKSHEAQPFTYSPDSADNADVKAVKTEKPSFKTCTFDSQIQSVSSDQTDCSGQPVKREEDTPMEVSSNPHPTNVFKPSPAPIVSVQQTLELSSSPHSGGESFQSSMPLQPEDVELPQARSVFPSLESLNSIQKQDIAPAASFPMPGDPTIPPVTPEVPQQFLRDPQESLPPESSNNGAVMVVAMSQIAAPSPPQPEQSQVPLFAQEGVAQLERAVRELQAGANPTLQQVIEAAVARQQQQQLNSVLYSPTTSADTLQQHVQENMNSLRLGAADNSLSPQQQLQIQQQQMQQQQQQQQQQQQQQQQIQHFQQQQILSNLQQQHHHLQQQQQQVLGNMQIQQQLLLQPQDQQQLQQQQILENIQQQQLQQNQQQVINNIQLQDQQQNQILSNLQQHQLQQQQSQTLSNLQQQQLQEQQVLENLQQQLQAELLQPQIHSNPQVQQPVALLQQPGEMLTIQTSFPTQPPSNTSPPQQLFQSPRPIAETQGTQQQVQAALLQNALTVLTSGSLNTEQQSTGSALYLSPNSQSQQQQQLAFISTMETSTSQPQPVPMFHNQPPAQLSQMQQQSTPMEQQQSPQQNQQQSPQLSIGQQGSLFQSIPNHSQPNPLPQNQLSQPQQTGLLLCTAELNPQTILFSTQTQGSAPMGSISVGLSQPETAEPMSFQDQSSLGNNSTSTQNQQCSIFQEQQPMQVGTSSSSVSNSRSVELFLPQASLSSLQSTLSSQELNNQTAAPGTTIFVVQGSVGVVDSPGQQPPEQLFQTTVGENVAQGGPANLFVFGIQNDTPQLLNSAGSTLTNPVQNQAQNTGHMQPLMEQPMAQASSTMHSSLQSSLQAQMQSSLESAMQNAMQTNTQVTLQPVLQPNIDTSLPTPMQTNLQIQSSLQNTLQASDMGKIEDLLESLQKQ; encoded by the exons ATGCCCTCTGATTTTGTCTCCCTCCTCAGCTCGGACCTCGACCTCAATTCCCCCAAATCTCTCTACTCTAAAG AGTCTGTATATGACCTCCTCCCCAAAGAGCTCCAGCTCCAGCAGTCATCCACCCAGACCGACCCAACCACCATGAGCCAGAAGAGCGGAGGAGAGGCGGGGCCTCCTCCGTCTGCAGCCTTGGCTTCAG ATGCCACGTCTTCCACCTCCAACCCAACTGCCTCCATGGGAGCCCCAAGCTCTGTAGGCACGTCCTCCTCCAACCATCTCAAGGCCCCCCAGCATCTCCACTCGGCTGGAGGGGATGGAGCTGTCGCTTCGGAAGTGCAAGTCATGGAGGCAGGAGCTGCGTCTGCTCCCAACAGGGCGAACAGCGGTGCAGGTGCTGCAGCAGGAGATCCTGGGTCAGGGGTCTTGTCAGGGCTTGGAGTTCAGCAGCCTCAAAACACCCCATCGAAGCGGAGGCCGGTTTTGAGCATATCCCCGCCACCTGAGGATCTGTTTGATGACAGTCAGATGTCCTGCTTAGAGGAGCCCCCCGTAGCCAGCGCGCTGGGTCCAGACTCCGAGCATAGCAGTAGCATGTGGGCTGATGACTCCGTTTCCAACTTCAGCTTGGTCAGCGCCTTCTCTTACAACGACAACACGGAGGTGCCGCGCAAATCCAGAAAACGAACCCCTCGCCAGCGGCCGGGCCCCAAGCCTGCTCACCCAGAGGACAGTATGGATGTGTTTGACGCTGACAGTGCCAAGGCGCCTCACTTTGTCCTGTCACAGCTTGGGCCGGACAAAACTAGCCCCATGACCAG ctcTCTTGAGTCTGGGACTGCAGTGAAGGGTGGCTCGCTATCTACTCAGTTCCCTCAGAAAAGCAACGGGAAGGAGCTAAAGATGTTGGTGCAGCCTGAGACACAGCACAGAGCCCGATATCTGACTGAAGGCAGCCGAGGTTCTGTCAAAGACCGCACACAACAGGGATTCCCCACCATCAAG TTGGAGGGTGTGAGTGAGCCAGTAGTGCTGCAAGTTTTTGTAGCGAATGACGCAGGCAGAGTGAAGCCTCACGGGTTCTACCAGGCATGCAGAGTGACTGGTCGCAACACCACTGCATGTACGGAAGTGGACATCGAGGGCACCACTGTTATCGAGATCCAACTGGAACCCAGCAGTGACATGACACTTGC GGTGGACTGCGTAGGGATTTTGAAACTTCGCAACGCAGACGTAGAGGCACGTATTGGAGTGGCGGGATCCAAAAAGAAAAGCACCCGGGCTCGACTGGCCTTTCGAGTCAACATCACCCAGACAGACGGATCCATCCTCACCCTACAAGTCACCTCATCACCCATTCTCTGTA CCCAGCCAGCGGGAGTACCAGAGATTTTGAAGAAGAGTCTCCACAGCTGCTCAgtaagaggaggagaggaagttTTCATAATCGGAAAAAACTTCCTCAAAGGAACCAAAGTTGTATTTCAGGAGAATATTGCAG ATGATAATTCCTGGCAAGCTGAGGCGAATATTGACATGGACCTTTTTCATCAG AATCATTTGATTGTGACAGTTCCTCCCTtccacaaccaatcaataactTCCCCAGTTTCTGTGGGAATTTTTGTGATGACCAATGCTGGTAAATCACACGAAGCCCAGCCTTTCACCTATTCTCCAGACTCAG CCGATAATGCCGAtgttaaagcagtaaaaactgagaAACCTTCCTTCAAGACATGTACATTTGACAGTCAGATCCAATCTGTGTCTTCTGACCAAACTGACTGCTCTGGTCAACCTGTGAAAAGGGAAGAGGACACACCAATGGAAGTGTCAAGCAATCCACACCCCACAAATGTGTTCAAG CCATCCCCTGCCCCAATTGTTTCAGTGCAGCAGACACTTGAGCTCAGCTCCAGCCCTCATTCAGGTGGGGAGTCCTTTCAGAGCTCAATGCCCCTACAACCGGAGGATGTGGAACTTCCCCAGGCACGCTCTGTCTTTCCTAGCCTCGAGTCTCTTAACTCAATTCAAAAGCAAGACATTGCCCCAGCGGCGTCCTTTCCAATGCCAGGAGATCCAACAATCCCCCCGGTAACCCCAGAAGTCCCCCAGCAGTTCCTTAGAGACCCACAGGAAAGCCTGCCGCCTGAAAGTTCTAACAACGGTGCAGTCATGGTTGTAGCCATGTCCCAAATAGCAGCACCCTCTCCACCCCAGCCAGAGCAGTCACAGGTTCCCTTATTTGCCCAAGAAGGCGTAGCCCAGTTGGAGAGGGCAGTAAGGGAGCTCCAGGCTGGAGCTAATCCCACACTCCAGCAGGTTATAGAGGCAGCTGTAgcccggcagcagcagcagcagctaaaTTCTGTGCTTTACAGCCCCACGACCTCCGCAGACACTCTTCAACAGCATGTCCAGGAGAACATGAACAGCCTTAGGTTGGGAGCCGCAGATAATTCGCTGTCGCCACAGCAACAGCTGCAGATTCAGCAACAGCAaatgcaacagcagcagcagcagcaacagcaacagcagcagcagcagcagcaaatacaacattttcaacaacagCAAATACTAAGTAACCTTCAACAGCAACATCACCATctccagcagcaacaacagcaagTCCTTGGAAACATGCAGATTCAACAACAACTTCTTCTACAGCCACAAGACCAACAGCaactacagcagcaacaaattCTGGAGAACATCCAACAACAGCAGTTGCAACAGAATCAGCAACAAGTCATAAACAACATCCAGCTTCAGgatcaacaacaaaatcaaattcTAAGCAATTTGCAACAGCATcagctacaacaacaacaaagccaaaCATTGAGCAAcctgcagcagcaacagttgcaggaACAGCAAGTTTTAGAGAACCTGCAGCAGCAACTACAGGCCGAGTTGCTCCAGCCACAAATCCATTCCAATCCCCAAGTACAGCAGCCGGTCGCCCTCCTTCAACAACCTGGTGAGATGCTGACCATCCAAACCAGTTTCCCAACACAGCCCCCATCTAATACATCCCCCCCACAGCAGCTTTTCCAGTCCCCCAGGCCTATTGCAGAGACCCAGGGTACCCAACAGCAGGTTCAAGCGGCCCTGCTCCAGAATGCCCTGACAGTCTTGACGAGCGGCAGCCTCAACACGGAGCAACAGTCCACCGGGTCGGCCCTATATCTTTCACCGAACTCTCAGtcccaacagcagcagcagttggCATTCATCTCCACCATGGAGACATCCACCAGCCAGCCCCAGCCTGTTCCCATGTTTCATAACCAGCCTCCAGCTCAGCTTTCGCAAATGCAGCAGCAAAGCACCCCCATGGAACAACAGCAATCACCGCAGCAAAATCAACAACAGTCACCACAACTCTCCATTGGCCAACAAGGCTCTTTGTTCCAAAGCATTCCCAACCATTCGCAACCTAACCCTCTCCCCCAGAATCAGCTCTCCCAGCCACAGCAGACAGGTCTGCTCCTCTGCACTGCAGAACTAAATCCCCAGACTATCCTTTTCAGCACGCAGACCCAAGGATCAGCCCCGATGGGCAGTATCTCAGTTGGACTTTCCCAACCAGAAACAGCCGAGCCAATGTCCTTCCAGGATCAGAGCTCCTTGGGTAACAACTCGACATCCACTCAGAACCAACAGTGCAGCATTTTCCAGGAGCAGCAGCCCATGCAAGTGGGCACAAGCTCTTCTAGCGTCTCTAACAGTCGATCGGTGGAGCTCTTCCTGCCCCAGGCCTCCCTGTCCAGCCTACAGAGTACTCTTAGTTCGCAGGAGCTAAACAACCAGACTGCAGCCCCCGGTACAACCATCTTTGTGGTCCAGGGCTCTGTAGGCGTGGTGGACAGCCCTGGCCAACAGCCCCCGGAACAGCTTTTCCAGACAACTGTGGGTGAAAATGTGGCCCAAGGTGGACCAGCCAACTTGTTTGTGTTTGGCATCCAGAATG ACACTCCCCAGCTGCTCAATTCAGCCGGCTCAACCCTGACCAATCCAGTTCAGAACCAGGCCCAGAACACAGGCCACATGCAGCCACTGATGGAGCAGCCCATGGCCCAGGCGTCATCCACCATGCACAGTAGCCTACAGAGCAGTCTCCAGGCACAGATGCAGTCCAGCTTAGAGAGTGCCATGCAGAACGCCATGCAGACCAACACCCAGGTGACCCTGCAACCTGTTTTACAGCCCAACATTGACACAAGCCTGCCAACTCCCATGCAGACCAATCTCCAGATACAGAGCAGCTTACAGAATACACTGCAGGCTTCCGACATGGGCAAAATTGAGGACCTACTGGAAAGTCTACAGAAGCAGTga